Proteins from one Streptomyces sp. NBC_00289 genomic window:
- a CDS encoding transposase family protein, translating into MFSYPAGCDVDPELLELVTMVIASCEAGRRCRLRPYDRARCTLVYLRKHDTLEQIAAGFGISTATAWRYVNHTIGQLAEHAPSLTEALTSHHTDGYVLLDGTVAETDRVQAPGHFSGKVRREGVNLQVIAAEEGKLLWMSPALPGGTHDVTAAREHAIVDTCARLDLEILADKGYVGAGGTVITPIKRRPGTELPDKHKTSNKVHAALRAPVERTISRIKQWRIFRHARISPNRLTSVAAAILTLMIYT; encoded by the coding sequence GTGTTCTCCTATCCTGCCGGATGCGATGTCGATCCGGAGCTCCTGGAGCTGGTCACGATGGTGATCGCGTCCTGTGAAGCCGGCCGGCGCTGCAGACTGCGTCCGTACGACCGGGCCCGGTGCACCCTGGTCTACCTGCGCAAGCACGACACCCTCGAACAGATCGCCGCAGGCTTCGGCATCAGCACGGCCACCGCCTGGCGCTACGTGAACCACACGATCGGGCAACTTGCGGAGCACGCGCCGTCGTTGACCGAGGCGCTCACCAGTCATCACACGGACGGCTACGTGCTGCTGGACGGCACCGTCGCGGAGACCGACCGGGTCCAGGCGCCGGGGCACTTCTCCGGCAAGGTCCGCCGCGAGGGCGTGAATCTGCAGGTCATTGCGGCAGAAGAGGGCAAACTGCTGTGGATGTCACCCGCCCTTCCGGGCGGCACCCACGATGTGACGGCCGCCCGCGAGCACGCCATCGTCGACACCTGCGCGCGACTGGACCTCGAGATCCTCGCGGACAAAGGGTACGTCGGGGCCGGCGGCACTGTGATCACCCCGATCAAACGACGGCCCGGAACCGAACTGCCCGACAAGCACAAGACGTCGAACAAGGTCCACGCCGCACTGCGTGCTCCCGTCGAGCGAACCATCTCCCGGATCAAGCAGTGGCGGATCTTCCGGCATGCCCGCATCAGTCCGAACAGACTCACGTCAGTAGCTGCCGCGATCCTCACCCTCATGATCTACACGTGA